The Streptomyces sp. CC0208 genome window below encodes:
- a CDS encoding ATP-binding protein, whose amino-acid sequence MTPPHEGTFQPQSTSAARNSRRRQLLFLGEPLASTPNLAVRSGLGSTPFAARRIPVASHHCCYIARQFTRQTVRRWNLHSICDDAVQIASELVANAVRHGRPDAATTDGEQAGVWLAFTLRPRTLLCVVRDPSQLSPRLTAPQPWAEHHRGLPIVDALSNTWGWTTAPQAQGKSVWARVALPAA is encoded by the coding sequence ATGACGCCACCACACGAGGGCACATTCCAGCCACAGTCCACATCTGCCGCGCGCAACAGCCGAAGACGGCAACTGCTGTTCCTCGGCGAACCGCTGGCCTCCACGCCCAACCTCGCCGTCCGTTCGGGCCTGGGCAGCACGCCCTTCGCCGCCCGTCGTATTCCCGTCGCCTCCCACCACTGCTGCTACATTGCGCGGCAGTTCACCCGGCAGACCGTGCGCCGCTGGAACCTGCACAGCATCTGCGATGACGCAGTCCAGATCGCCTCCGAGCTCGTCGCCAACGCCGTCCGCCACGGCCGGCCCGACGCAGCCACGACCGATGGTGAACAAGCGGGGGTATGGCTGGCTTTTACTCTGCGTCCGCGCACTCTGCTGTGTGTCGTACGCGACCCCAGCCAACTCAGCCCCAGGCTCACCGCCCCTCAGCCATGGGCCGAACACCACCGCGGACTGCCCATCGTGGACGCCCTCAGCAACACCTGGGGCTGGACCACAGCCCCCCAAGCCCAGGGAAAATCCGTGTGGGCGCGCGTGGCGCTGCCAGCGGCATAA
- a CDS encoding DUF397 domain-containing protein, which produces MQRVENGVSAGAIEGARWRKSRRSGGNGNCVEVARLSGGQVAMRNSRFPDGPALVYTREEIEAFLGGVKDGEFDFTLS; this is translated from the coding sequence ATGCAGCGGGTGGAAAACGGTGTCAGTGCAGGTGCGATCGAGGGGGCGCGCTGGCGTAAGAGCCGTCGCAGCGGAGGGAACGGCAACTGCGTGGAAGTAGCCCGTCTTTCCGGCGGTCAGGTGGCGATGCGCAATTCCCGGTTCCCCGACGGTCCTGCCCTTGTCTATACGCGCGAGGAGATCGAGGCCTTCCTCGGTGGAGTCAAGGACGGCGAGTTCGACTTCACTCTCTCGTGA
- a CDS encoding helix-turn-helix transcriptional regulator gives MAAEGQAPSILGFPHRPEWGPAAHRKALAGHLRRCRDHAGIAPRQAARCIHTSEATISRMENGRTAFKLAEVERLLDTYRVSDPLEHARIADLVQEAAKPEVWQPYANAAPPDLRPLLAMEPAARRIISYEPQLVPGWLQTEEYAETVIRAAHPTKPTREIAERAALRLQRIEMLRRAESPPVLLAVMDSEVFRRPVGTPGVMYRQIKHLLTLLEELPYQLHLQIAPLSVGAAGAIGHPVVHLRFFTPEYLPDLVYLEQYETAVYREKPSESERYQAILNNLCGVANPAEQTPALLEQALASWR, from the coding sequence ATGGCAGCCGAAGGTCAGGCGCCGTCGATCCTCGGATTCCCGCACCGCCCGGAGTGGGGGCCGGCAGCACATCGCAAGGCCCTCGCCGGGCACTTGCGCCGCTGCCGAGACCACGCCGGGATCGCGCCCCGACAGGCTGCCCGGTGCATCCATACCTCCGAAGCGACGATCAGCCGCATGGAAAACGGCCGGACCGCATTCAAACTTGCTGAGGTCGAACGGCTCCTGGACACCTACCGGGTGAGCGATCCGCTCGAGCACGCCAGGATTGCCGACCTGGTCCAGGAAGCTGCCAAACCGGAGGTGTGGCAGCCCTATGCCAATGCGGCACCCCCGGACCTGCGCCCGCTGCTGGCCATGGAACCGGCCGCCCGCCGCATCATCTCCTACGAACCTCAACTGGTGCCCGGCTGGCTGCAGACCGAGGAGTACGCCGAGACTGTGATCCGGGCCGCCCATCCCACAAAGCCGACCAGGGAAATCGCCGAACGCGCGGCCCTGCGGCTGCAGCGCATCGAGATGCTGCGCCGCGCCGAGTCACCGCCGGTCCTGCTGGCCGTGATGGACTCCGAGGTGTTCCGCCGCCCGGTTGGCACACCAGGGGTGATGTACCGGCAGATCAAGCATCTGCTCACGCTGCTGGAAGAACTGCCCTACCAGCTCCATCTCCAGATCGCACCGCTGAGCGTGGGCGCCGCCGGGGCCATCGGGCACCCGGTCGTACACCTGCGGTTCTTCACCCCGGAATATCTGCCCGACCTGGTCTACCTCGAGCAGTACGAAACAGCTGTCTACCGGGAGAAGCCCTCGGAGTCCGAGCGCTACCAGGCCATCCTGAACAACCTGTGCGGCGTGGCCAACCCGGCCGAGCAGACACCGGCGCTGCTAGAACAGGCACTGGCTTCCTGGCGCTGA
- a CDS encoding SAM-dependent methyltransferase, translating to MSLPYGVDVTIPSVARMYDSLLGGQDNYPADRAACEELLQHVPSMRELALNNREFLRRVVQVLATEYGVRQFIDHGSGLPTQDNVHEIAQRVDPASRVVYIDSDPIVRTIGGVLLASNKNTAVLQADMRETDKIFSSEPVRRLIDPTQPVAALFVSVLHCIPDRDRPTELIARVADRLPPGSMMVVCQLVSESAQVRDFVSHFMDEQTQGHWGRVREKKDVADFCAPLEMIEPGLVEVSTWRSRTDDVPAQLSWEWEEYGGVGFVRH from the coding sequence GTGAGCTTGCCGTACGGGGTGGATGTCACGATTCCGAGTGTGGCCCGCATGTACGACAGCCTCCTGGGAGGGCAGGACAACTACCCCGCGGACCGCGCGGCCTGCGAAGAGCTGCTCCAACACGTGCCCAGCATGCGGGAACTGGCCCTGAACAACCGGGAGTTCCTGCGCCGTGTGGTGCAGGTCCTCGCGACTGAGTACGGCGTCCGGCAGTTCATCGACCACGGCTCGGGGCTGCCCACACAGGACAACGTCCACGAGATCGCCCAGCGAGTGGACCCTGCCAGCCGCGTGGTCTACATCGACAGCGATCCCATCGTCCGCACGATCGGCGGCGTACTGCTGGCGAGCAATAAGAACACCGCCGTACTCCAGGCGGACATGCGGGAAACCGACAAGATCTTCTCCAGCGAACCGGTGCGCCGACTCATTGACCCCACCCAGCCGGTGGCGGCGCTGTTCGTGTCGGTGCTGCACTGCATCCCGGACCGCGACCGGCCGACGGAGCTCATTGCCCGGGTCGCCGACCGGCTGCCGCCAGGCAGCATGATGGTGGTCTGCCAGCTCGTCAGCGAATCCGCCCAGGTCCGCGACTTCGTCAGCCATTTCATGGACGAACAGACCCAGGGCCACTGGGGCCGGGTGCGGGAGAAGAAGGACGTGGCCGACTTCTGCGCACCTCTGGAGATGATCGAACCGGGCCTGGTGGAGGTCTCCACATGGCGCTCCCGCACGGACGACGTGCCCGCCCAGCTCAGCTGGGAATGGGAGGAGTACGGCGGGGTGGGCTTCGTCAGGCACTGA
- a CDS encoding helix-turn-helix transcriptional regulator codes for MVQNVGAGRRRRYCSTACRRRAQRNRQARKAPVVDVQGPVGAAVAAEVRRLAQQLLDSEMRQEELGTLLERAEAIRRELDIYTAAAVQDARHRGEKWESVAKAAHVAPETARARWGPERVARMMDLHANEKRAAPARWRGLQPARSADGPDEAVDDLGSEVVSPASQLASALEQLRAASGLTIREVADSTMLSPSFISRVLSGDRLPTWDLTCSLAVLFGADPAELRVLFEAAHGMTAHGRQPVAAAIAQLHAALRGLYLAAKSPPAERIERLSAKTVSALQARRVLAGIDVPEWEVLASFVCTLGGRPLDFKPLWEAVHYTFLMCDDPRLPEGRAHIVVPEEEP; via the coding sequence ATGGTGCAGAACGTCGGAGCCGGGCGGCGCCGTCGCTATTGCAGCACCGCCTGCCGTCGGCGGGCCCAGCGCAACCGGCAGGCGCGCAAGGCCCCGGTGGTCGACGTGCAGGGACCGGTGGGCGCAGCGGTGGCGGCCGAGGTCCGCAGGCTGGCACAGCAGTTGCTGGACAGCGAGATGCGCCAGGAGGAGCTTGGCACCCTTCTGGAGAGAGCCGAAGCAATCCGCCGGGAGCTGGATATCTATACCGCGGCTGCGGTGCAGGACGCCCGCCACCGGGGTGAGAAATGGGAATCGGTAGCCAAGGCCGCACACGTGGCTCCGGAGACGGCGCGAGCGCGGTGGGGACCCGAGCGGGTGGCCCGGATGATGGATCTCCACGCCAACGAGAAACGGGCCGCCCCCGCTCGGTGGCGTGGCTTGCAGCCTGCCCGGTCCGCCGACGGGCCGGATGAAGCCGTCGATGACTTGGGCTCTGAAGTGGTCTCCCCCGCCAGCCAGCTGGCGTCGGCGCTGGAGCAACTGCGGGCGGCCAGCGGGCTGACGATCCGGGAGGTCGCCGATTCCACGATGCTCTCGCCGTCGTTCATCTCTCGCGTCCTGTCGGGAGACCGGCTGCCTACCTGGGACCTGACGTGCTCGCTGGCGGTCCTCTTCGGTGCTGACCCGGCCGAGCTGCGCGTGCTGTTCGAGGCGGCCCACGGCATGACGGCGCACGGGCGCCAGCCTGTTGCTGCCGCCATCGCGCAGTTGCACGCTGCGTTGCGCGGGCTGTACCTAGCGGCCAAGTCCCCTCCCGCGGAACGGATTGAGCGCCTCAGTGCGAAGACGGTGAGCGCGCTGCAGGCGCGCCGTGTGCTGGCGGGCATCGACGTGCCGGAATGGGAGGTGCTGGCCTCCTTCGTGTGCACGCTCGGGGGCCGTCCACTCGATTTCAAGCCGTTGTGGGAAGCAGTGCACTACACGTTCCTGATGTGCGACGACCCCCGCCTGCCGGAAGGCAGAGCCCACATCGTCGTGCCGGAGGAGGAGCCGTGA
- a CDS encoding helix-turn-helix domain-containing protein: MTSLPSLSNVHAESDIESGLEGEGVLLTTGQAAEELGCAITTFRRLISAELLPGLSRRGVRVMVPLEVVQALQARRQAPLGLLPAEEIAVLRVGTARPTDEPERSWLGFAASLPPGDLLKALRGWWRCDAASAAAGGVLPVTVSGYVVAVLTGLDRWEKNPEGRHAFPDARLAGYVTDLATPHTSITSGLDSDRRLAELLLGTRLPSHSGGAIAYVTTHTTVG, translated from the coding sequence TTGACGTCGCTTCCCTCGCTGAGTAACGTTCATGCCGAATCAGATATCGAATCAGGGTTGGAGGGTGAGGGGGTGCTGCTGACGACCGGACAGGCTGCGGAAGAGCTCGGTTGCGCGATCACCACCTTCCGGCGGCTCATCTCTGCCGAATTGTTGCCGGGCCTGTCCCGCCGCGGTGTGCGCGTCATGGTCCCGCTCGAAGTCGTCCAGGCACTCCAGGCGCGCCGACAGGCGCCACTGGGCCTGTTGCCCGCCGAGGAAATCGCCGTTTTGCGGGTCGGCACGGCCCGGCCCACCGATGAGCCGGAGCGCTCCTGGCTCGGTTTCGCCGCCTCCCTTCCGCCAGGTGACCTCCTGAAGGCGTTGCGCGGCTGGTGGCGGTGCGACGCGGCAAGCGCCGCAGCCGGGGGAGTGCTTCCGGTCACTGTGTCCGGCTACGTGGTAGCGGTGTTGACCGGGCTCGATCGGTGGGAGAAGAACCCCGAAGGCCGACATGCCTTCCCCGACGCCCGCCTGGCCGGCTACGTCACCGACCTGGCCACCCCGCACACCTCGATCACCTCCGGCCTCGACAGCGACCGCCGCCTCGCCGAGCTGCTGCTGGGCACCCGACTTCCTTCCCACTCGGGCGGTGCCATCGCCTACGTCACCACCCACACCACCGTTGGCTGA
- a CDS encoding helix-turn-helix transcriptional regulator: MTILPPDPDLTALRVVLARLRAERGWTFDELADHSGLARRTLIDLEHGRTTGSVTTWHTLAHTFDVPIEHFLSALCDDHTPPGTTTA, from the coding sequence GTGACGATCTTGCCGCCCGACCCCGACCTCACCGCACTGCGCGTCGTACTCGCGCGACTGCGGGCCGAACGCGGCTGGACCTTCGACGAACTCGCCGACCACAGCGGCCTGGCCCGGCGCACCCTCATCGACCTCGAACACGGCCGCACCACCGGCAGCGTCACCACCTGGCACACCCTCGCCCACACCTTCGACGTGCCCATCGAGCACTTCCTGAGCGCCCTGTGCGACGACCACACCCCGCCCGGCACGACCACTGCCTGA